The Anaerolineae bacterium genomic sequence GTAAAAAAATAAACCAAGAACCCCTGCAGACAATACCAAAGCGCATGCATATAAAACAGTCTTTTCAATAGAAAGGTTAACTTCAATAAGTTCACCCAGAACAAAACCAAGCAGTAACAGTTCTATAAAGAAAAACATGTCGATCGACATGGCGCCGACCACGAAAATCATCATAATGGTTGACGCGACAAGCACCATGGCGCCGGTTGTTCTGCCAAGCTTTGAACGATAAAAAAAAATCGGCAGGGGAATAAGCAAAGAACAGAATAAACCTGCTACCGGCAAATAAATCGATGCTGCAAAGATAAGCGTTGTAATCGCAATTCCTTTTGCTATATCGATCAAGACATTCCCTTGAATGGTTTGAGGCACTATCACTTTCTCCTTGAAACAGACTGTGGCAATATTTCTAAATATAGCCCACAGTGCCGACGTAAGGCAGAAGAGCGATTGTACGGGCACGCTTGATTGCATGCATAAGGACACGCTGATGTTTCGCACAGGTTCCGGATATTCGCCGCGGAATAATCTTGCCGCGCTCTGTTACAAAATACCTGAGCGATTTGGGGTCCTTATAATCTATTGTCAGACTGGTGTCTGCACAAAAACGGCAAATT encodes the following:
- the rpsR gene encoding 30S ribosomal protein S18, coding for MAAGFKPQRGNSDVRNKTDAKKRVYNRRKICRFCADTSLTIDYKDPKSLRYFVTERGKIIPRRISGTCAKHQRVLMHAIKRARTIALLPYVGTVGYI